The following DNA comes from Cellulophaga sp. HaHa_2_95.
TATTCATATGAATTGGCCAAATTCTTTTAAACAAGGTCGCTGGTGGATGGGCGAAGAACGTGGATATAAGCCAAATGATAAGTATGCAGAAGAATTAGATGAAATTACTAGCTTCTTTAAAAACTCTATGGCTTATGGTAAAGCAGCAGCTCCAGAAATGAACTTAGCCTTTAAAGCTATGGCTGGTTTATTTGATGGCAGCCAGAAGTTATACATCTATACCGATGGTGAAAAAGAAATTATTGATGCCGTTACTTTAGCAAAAGCGAACGGTGTTAAAGAAATAGTTATTGTTGGCGGATACCAAGCATATAAGATTACAGATTTCTTAAAAGAAAATAATATTGCTGTGCTTATCAACTTCACACATAACAATCCTAATTTTGAAGATGATGATTATGATTTACCCTATAAGAATCCTAAATTACTATTTGATGCGGGTATTTTAGTAGGTATTCAAAATGCTTCCGCAGCTAATTTTCAAACAAGAAACCTCCCTTTTTATGCTGGGCAAACTGTAGGTCAAGGTTTAGACAAGGAAGCTGCACTACAACTAATTACCGGAAACAATGCTAAAATTTTAGGTATTGATGCTGATTATGGAACTTTAGAAGTAGGTAAAAGTGCAACACTCTTCATTTCTGAAGGAGATGCTCTTGATACCAGAAGCAACCAATTAAGCCATGCTTATATTGATGGTCGTAATCTATCATTAGAGACGCACCAAACGGAGCTTTGGAAAAGATACATGGGAAAATACGAAGGCCAGAAATAATCTTCGCTATCCCATAATTTACAAAAGCGTCTAGATAGTTCTAGACGCTTTTTCTATTTTATTTGGAAGGTATGAAATGAACTTGTACTCCTTTTTCATAGTTGGCCTCTCCTGGAGGTAAACAAACAAAACCATCTATCTCTGCTAAGGAAGTTAAATCTCCTGATCCATTATTTGTGACAGTTTTAGCCAATAAGGTTGCACCATCCCATTCTAAAACTGCAGGAATATATAGGGTAAGAATCGGATGTTTCTCTACATCGTTCTTCAAAACAACAAAACGATCTCTAACACCCAATCCCATAGAGTTTTTCAACCATGGAGAAAAATACACACAATAATTAGAAAACGTAGAAACAGGATTCCCGGGAAAAGAAAAGACGATAGCATTATATTCTTCATGAACACCAAACCAAAAAGGTTTCCCTGGGCGCTGTAGTACTTTATGAAAAACTTTCTCAACCCCTAGTTCATCCATAACTTCAGGAATAAAATCAAATTTCCCTTTAGAAACGCCACCACTTAAAAGCAATATATCATACTCTTTTAGTGCTTTTAAAACAGCCGCCTGTATAACCTCTTTGTTATCATTTAAATGTAAATGTGTTGCAGTAATATTTTCTCTCTGTAAAGCTGCTTTTAAAGACAATACGTTGGAAGTGCGGATTTGATGTGGCTTGGGAATTTCTGTAACAGGAACCAACTCATCTCCCGTAGAAATAACACATACAGAAGGTGTCTTTTGTACGACTACAGAAACTTTACCTACTGAGGCTAAGATACCTATCTCAGCTGGAGAAATTCTTATACCTTTTTCTAATAAAACAGTCCCCTCTTTCTTATCACTTCCTTGAAGATGTATATTTTGGCCTTTTACCGGCTCCGTATGCACTGTAGCATAACCATCCTTAATCTCTATATCTTCATACATGACAATCGTATCTGCATACGCTGGAACTACTGCCCCTGTCATAATTTCTAAACAAGACTTTGGATTCTCTAATTTCTGTTGCGCTAAACCTGCACCAATAACACCCTCAATTTTAAATACTTGCTCATTAGTTTCAAAGGCACTATGTTGTAGTGCTATACCATCTTTAGTAGATCTATTAAAGGGAGGAAAATCTCTATCGGCATAAATTGTTTCTGCTAACACACAATTTACACTCTCCATAAGTGGTACGGTTACCGTCCCAAAATCTTTAGTATATAACATTACGCGCCTAAAAGCCTCTTCATATGTAATCATAGTACGTTCAATCCATTTTTGAGTAAAACTCGTATTCCAACAACAAAAACTAATAATGCTGTTAAGCGCTTTATATTGTTGGGAGTTAATTTTTTTAAACTTAATCGTATTCCTAATTGCCCTCCCAGAAAAACTGCGATTATTAAGAGAATCGTTTCTTTCCAAGGCAAGGTTATCGTTCCGCTATTTAATACTCCAAGTAATCCTGAAATAGAATTTACTAAAATAAAAAAACTAGCCAATGCTGCAATTTTCAATGCTGTATTCCATTTGAAATGATTTAATACGGGCGCCAAAAATATACCACCACCAATACCCACCAACCCTGAAAGAAGACCAATAGCTCCTCCCATAATATAATTGAAATAGGTAGGATACTTTTTTACATCTTGAGCCGCTCTCTTTTTCATAAAAGTTTGGCCCGCCAAAGCTAAAGCAGAAAGCACTAAGGATATCCCTAAGATTATAAAAAAAACGTGCTCATTCAACTTAAATGATGCTCCAATAAATGCCAGTGGAATACTCGTGATCACAAAAGGAATAAAATCTTTGATTTTTGCATGACCATGCTTAAAGTACAAATAACTACTACCACTTACCACTACCAAATTACAAATGAGAGCAATAGATCTTATGGCAAAAAAACTAGGTAAAAATAAGGTGAGTAACGCCAAGTAGCTCGATCCGCCTCCAAAACCAACAGAAGAATACAAAGTGGCAACAATAAAAAACCCTAAACAAAGTAGTAAAAGTTCTGTATTATCTAAGAGCATATCCATTTAATTTATTCATACCGCCGGCTACATTTATGAGTGTAGCATTTGGCCTAAGAGCGCCAATTAATTCTATAGCTTTCTGACTTCTTATTCCTGATTGGCAGATAACATAAATATCTTTCGAATAATTAATAGCTTCTAGTTTGCTTTCTAAAGCGGATAAAGGAATATGTATGGCTTCTTCTAAATGAAATTGTTGGTATTCCGCATCGGTACGGACATCTATTACTTGAAGGTCTTCTTTTTTTAAAAGTTCTGTTAATTCTTGGGTAGTAATTGCACTCCCGCCTATTTCACAACGAAACTCATAAGAATCTTTCAATTGTGTGATAGTGTCGTTTCCTGCTACTTTCTTGAAGTTTATTTTCTGATAGTTCTGAGACAACCCATCAAATAGTAAAAATTTACCTGAGAGCGCTTCACCAATTCCGGTGATAACTTTTACAACTTCTAAGGCTTGTAAGTTTCCTATAATTCCTGGTACCACTCCTAAAACTCCGTTTTCATTGCAATTAGGAATCTCTGCCGGATTTGGCATTGTTGGAAAAATACACCTGTATGTAGGTCCGTCTTCAAAATTAAATACGCTTACCTGCCCTTCAAAGCTATGTAAAGCGCCATATACAAATGGTTTTTTAAGAATAACGCAAGCATCATTCACTAAATAACGGGTAGGAAAGTTATCTGACGCATCTAAAACAACATCATAAGCGGCAATTATAGCCAACGCATTTTCTGTTGAAAGAAAAGTATGGTGTGGTATTAAATTAGTTGCTGAGTTTTGAGCCTGCAATTTTTTGATAAGAGAACTTACTTTAGATTCTCCTACTTCATTTTCGTAATAACTCACTTGCCGATGTAAATTAGACAAGCTTACCACATCACTATCTACAATCCCTAAAGTGCCCACACCCATAGCATTTAAATAGGTTAATGCAGGAACACCTAAACCGCCAGCTCCAACTACTAAAACCTTAGCTTCAGAAAGCTTATTTTGTGCTTCTAGACCAAATTCTTTTAACTGTGTTTGTCGGGTATAGCGTTCTAAATTCATCACTTTGCTACAATTTTTAATGCTTCTTCATATTCTGAAACTGAATTGGCATTTAGGAGTACCTTTTCATCCGGAGGAAAAACAAGGCTAACATCATTGCGAATCAAAAACTTTCGAGGACAACTTCCTTGTCCAGAATTCATATAGTCTACCGCGGCCTTTAAACCTTCTGCTTCCCACAATGCACACAGAGGCTCTGGTAATGGGTTTTCTCTTAACGCAAAAGACGTGGCTAATTTTGTGGTATCTCTAGCTTGTATGAGTTCTTTTAATGCCTTAACATCTATTAATGGCAAATCACAAGCTAAGACCAACCAAGCTACCTTGGGGTGTTTTTTGTGTGCTGATAAGATTCCGTTAAACGGACCTTTAAATTCATTCTCGTCCGTAATTATTTGAAAATTCTCTGGAATTGTGGCTGCTTGATCTTCTCGTATGCTCAAGAAAGTTACATCACAAACCTCTTCCAATAACTTATAAATATAATCACGTTGTGGAATGCCGTGATAAGTAATTAAACCTTTATCTGTTCCCATTCGGGTACTTTTACCTCCAGAAAGCACCAATCCGTAAAGCTTATCTATTGAAGTCATTCTTCCCTCCCGTTTTTTTAGCAAGTTGCACATCAGTAATGGTGATATCTTGAGATAATGCTTTACACATATCATAAATAGTTAAGGCACTTACAGAAACTCCTGTTAGTGCTTCCATCTCTACTCCTGTGCGCTCATTACATTTTACAGTACACGATATATGTAAACTTGTGCCTATTGGCTGTATATCAATAGCTATTTTAGATAAGGCTATTTGATGGCAAAGCGGAATTAGATCAGCAGTTCTTTTGACGGCTTGTATCCCGGCAATCACTGCGGTTTGAATAATACTCCCTTTTTTACCTAAAAAATCTTGAGCAGAAAGTGTGTGGAATACTTCCTGCGGAAAAACCACTTTTCCGGTCGCTATCGCTATTCGTGTTGTAATTTCTTTTTGAGAAACATCAACCATAGTTGCGTTTCCTGAATCATCTATATGTGATAATTTGTTTTCCATTATCCTCCTATTGAAGTCATTGAGTTTGAAAAAATTCCTTTATATTGTTCTTGTGCTTCAAAACCAGTTTTAGCTCTACTGCCCACTGCTTTTAAAATAGCCTCTTTTATATTTTCTTCTGAGTTTTCTGCCCGAAGCGCCGTAATTAAATTAGTACTTGCTTTAGCATACAAACAGGTAATTACATCGCCCGTTGCCGAAATTCTTAAGCGATTACAAGACCCACAAAAGGTTCTTGTAAAAGAAGGGATTACCCCAAAAGTTCCCGCAAAACCAGGAATCTTATAATTCATAGATGTAGAAGTTTTTGGCGATTCTAAGAGGTAATAATCGGGATACGCTTCTGCGATATGAGCCAAAATCTTTTTGTAATCCCAAGTGATGGCACTGAACTCTTTTGAACCTCCATTAAACGGCATTTCTTCCAAGTAACGAACACAAACATTGTAATGTTTCGCTAAATCCAACATCGGAATAATATCATCAATATTTTGCCCTTCTAAGGCAATACAATTGATCCGTACATTAAATCCTTCCGTGATTAAACGGATGATATTTTCATAGACGATATCATATTGTTTGCGTCGGGTAATTTTTTCAAAAACATCTTTAGTAATAGCATCCATGCTTACATTGATATTTTTAATTCCCAAGGCTTTCAATTCTGAAATATAGGGTCCTATTACGGTGGCATTTGTTGTTATGGAAATATCCTCCAAAGCATCCATTTTAGAAAGTTCTCGAAGCAAAACCATTAAATCTTTGCGAACAAAAGGCTCCCCTCCAGTAATTCTAATTTTGGTAATGCCTTGAGACACTAGAATTCTGCTCAGTGTAATTAATTCCTCTATAGTAAAAAGTTTATCATTCTCCGCAAAATTTATTCCTTCAGACGGCATACAGTAATTACAGCGTAAGTTGCAACGGTCTGTAACCGCTAAACGCAGGTAATTAATAGTTCTATTGTGATTGTCTACCAACATAGGCCAAGAGTGCTATAAAACACCAATAAATTAAACGTTAAAAAATAAAATAACCTTACTAAGATCACGAAAAACTAGCCCCCACTCACTGGTGGTATTATGGCTATTTCATCCGTTGAATGTAACAAAGCATTCTCTTCTGCGTACTCGCTATTTATAGCAATAGCAAGGGAAGATAGGGTACTAAATTCTGGAAACAAAACAACCAAAACATCCTTTAACTCTTTTACGGTTGAAGGGTGTTTTGGTTGTGCAGGAACTTCAAACTCAGAAGCTCCAATAATGTCTTTTGCTATCCCGAATAATAAAACTTTCATTCTAATACTTTTGAAGCAGAAAGTTACGGATTATCACTCGCAATAAAAATCCTAAACTGTTATATTTTTGAGATTACTTACGGGTAACATAGGTAGCAGATTCTGGCTTAGCATAATAGCCATTTTCCATTCCTTTTTCAGAAAGGGTCGCATTTTCAAAAACTACCGTTTTAGCAACGTCCATAATCTTATTCCCTTCAGCTTTATGCCAAGAGATAGATTTTGGTAATTTTAGCCCTGAAACCTCGGTCCAATCATTATAGTTAATCCAACTAATTTTGTCAGATTTCTCTCCTGTTCTATAGGTAACGGTATACCCCAACCAAGCCATTTGGTTTGTTGTTGCATCATAATGTAAATAGTAATTATCTTTTGGAGAGGTGCCTACACCTTGATCAAAACTAACTTTTATACCAGGATAAGAGATACCATCTACTTCCAATGCCTCTGTCTCAGAATAATTAACCCCTTTATCTGCTAATACAAATGGCATCGCATAGAAATAAAAATATAAGTTTTTATAAAAAACAGCATCACCTTTAAAATTATTTTCAGGATCTAAGACCCAAGTTTTATCACCTTCATTGCCCCTTTCTACTTCCTCTGAAACTACCTTTTCATTTCTAGTATGTAAATCAATCGTATAGTGTTCAAATCCTTTATCATTTGGTTTAACAAAAGTTAAGGTCTTTTGCGCTCTCCATGTAGCAATACCGCCATGTGCCTCTAAAACTTTCATGAAGTCCTCTGGATACTCCTCCTTACTTTCTGTTGAAGAAACTGTTTCTGCAGTTTCTTTTACGGGTTCAGAAATTTGCTCATTCTTTTTGGTGTCTTTACACGAAAAAAAGAGCGTTACAACTAACGAAATAAGTACTAAGCGCATATTATGTATTTTATGGGTTGAACTGCTGAGTCGGCAAAAATATATATTCATTACAAGTGTTGCCAAAAAACATTAGCTTTAATTTATCGCAAATTAACTTAATACATTTTAAGGACGATATATTAAGATTAGTTTATTTTTGCAGTAATGAATTCAACCAAACATATTAGCAGTCTTCAAAATGCGCTCATCAAAAATGTTTTAGTCTTAAAAGACAAATCAAGAGAGCGTAAAAAAACAGGGAGCTTTTTATTAGAAGGCATACGCGAATTTGAATTAGCACTTAAAGGTAATTATAGCATTGAATCTATATTTTATGCCGAAGATTTATTTTCGGAAACTAAAATTGAAGCTTTAATAGCATCTTTGAGTCCTCAACCAGAACTCATCAGTGTTTCTAAAGAAGTATATCAAAAAATTGCCTACCGCGAAACTACAGAAGGGATCATTGCCGTCGCTAAAGCTAAAGTTCATCAATTAAGTGAATTAAAATTTAAAAATAAAAACCCCTTAATTCTAATTGCAGAAGCACCAGAAAAACCTGGTAATATTGGCGCTTTATTAAGGACTGCAGACGCTGCAAACCTTGACGCTGTAATTATTGCAAACCCAAAAACCGACTTATACAATCCTAATATTATACGGTCAAGTGTTGGCTGTGTTTTTACAAATGCTATTGCCGTGGGCAACACCACAGAAATTATAGCGTTTTTAAAACAGAATAACATTAATATTTTCTGTGCTGCATTAACGGCATCAAAAGTATATACCCAGGTTAGTTTTAAAACTTCTGCTGCCATCGTGGTTGGTACGGAAGCAACAGGACTTTCTGATGAATGGCTAGAAAATGCCACGCAGAACATCATTATTCCTATGGAAGGAGAAATAGACTCCATGAATGTTTCTGTGTCTGCGGCTATCGTAATTTTTGAAGCCAAAAGGCAACGAAGCTTGTAAAAACCAACGCTAACAACCAACATACTAAAATGACATCCGACGTATTATTTTACCTCATTATTGCCATTGTAAGTCTTCAATTTATACTTGAAACCTCATTAGATTTTTTAAATGCTAAGCGCTATAAAGATCCTATTCCTGAAGAATTACATGATGTTTTTGATACCGAAGAATACCAAAAATCTCAAGATTACAAAGCCACTAATTATAAATTTGGACTTATAACTTCTAGTTTTTCGTTAGTACTTACCTTATCGTTTTTAATTTTTGGCGGTTTTAAGTATTTAGATACCATAGCGAGATCTTTCTCTGACAACACCATTGTTATTGCTCTAATCTTTTTTGGAATTATAATGATAGGGAGTGATCTTATTACCACGCCATTTAGTTACTATTCTACATTTGTTATTGAGGAAAAATTTGGATTCAATAAATCTACCCTTAAACTCTTTTTTCTTGACAAATTAAAAGGATGGGTCATGACCATTGTTATAGGCGGAATAGTCATCTCTCTGTTTATTTTATTTTACAATTGGGCAGGTACAAATTTCTGGATCTATGCTTGGGGCTTTATGGCCGTATTTGCGCTAGTCATGAATCTTTTTTACAGTAAACTAATTGTTCCTTTATTTAACAAACAAACGCCTTTAGAGGAAGGTTCCTTAAAAACTAAGATTGAAACCTACGCACAGAAAGTAGGTTTTGAACTCAAAAACATCTTTGTGATTGATGGCTCCAAAAGGTCTACAAAAGCGAATGCTTACTTCTCTGGTTTTGGCAGGGAAAAAAGAGTAACTTTATATGACACCTTAATTAATGATTTAAATGAAGACGAGATTGTGGCTGTTTTAGCCCATGAAGTAGGCCATTACAAACGCAAACATATTATCTTTAACTTAATTAGCAGTATCTTATTAACAGGATTTACGCTATTTGTACTATCCTTTTTTGTGAACACACCCGAAGTTTCTTTAGCTATTGGCGTTAGTGTTCCTAGTTTTCATGCTGCATTAATTGGTTTCGGAATTTTATACAGCCCTATTTCAGAAATTACTAGTTTGGTGATGAATATTCTATCTAGAAAATTTGAATACCAAGCAGATGATTTTGCGAAGAATACATTTTCAGCGACGCCATTAATTACCTCATTAAAAAAATTATCAAAAAATAGTTTAAGTAATCTCACCCCCCACCCTGCTTATGTTTTTATGCATTATTCACATCCACCATTAATTGCCCGAATTAAAAACCTAAAGGCATAATTTTTGTAGGATAGTTAAACGGATTGTATTAAATTTAAGAGATGATGACAGAAGCTGATATAGAAAAAGAAAATAAACAGATTGCGAAGCAGTACAAAGAATTGCTTCGTATCAGTTATCAAACGCTTACCGATGAAGATAAAAAACTTATCAGGACGGCATTTGACACTGCTGTTGACGCCCATAAAGATCAGCGTAGAAAATCTGGCGAAGCTTATATCTTTCATCCTATTGCTGTGGCTAAAATTGTAGCTTCTGAAATTGGTTTGGACGCCGTTTCAATTGCTTCTGCGCTACTACATGATGTGGTAGAAGATACAGAATACACTTTGGATGACATTGAACGTATGTTCGG
Coding sequences within:
- a CDS encoding molybdopterin molybdotransferase MoeA, with amino-acid sequence MITYEEAFRRVMLYTKDFGTVTVPLMESVNCVLAETIYADRDFPPFNRSTKDGIALQHSAFETNEQVFKIEGVIGAGLAQQKLENPKSCLEIMTGAVVPAYADTIVMYEDIEIKDGYATVHTEPVKGQNIHLQGSDKKEGTVLLEKGIRISPAEIGILASVGKVSVVVQKTPSVCVISTGDELVPVTEIPKPHQIRTSNVLSLKAALQRENITATHLHLNDNKEVIQAAVLKALKEYDILLLSGGVSKGKFDFIPEVMDELGVEKVFHKVLQRPGKPFWFGVHEEYNAIVFSFPGNPVSTFSNYCVYFSPWLKNSMGLGVRDRFVVLKNDVEKHPILTLYIPAVLEWDGATLLAKTVTNNGSGDLTSLAEIDGFVCLPPGEANYEKGVQVHFIPSK
- the moaC gene encoding cyclic pyranopterin monophosphate synthase MoaC; the encoded protein is MENKLSHIDDSGNATMVDVSQKEITTRIAIATGKVVFPQEVFHTLSAQDFLGKKGSIIQTAVIAGIQAVKRTADLIPLCHQIALSKIAIDIQPIGTSLHISCTVKCNERTGVEMEALTGVSVSALTIYDMCKALSQDITITDVQLAKKTGGKNDFNR
- a CDS encoding DUF6503 family protein, with protein sequence MRLVLISLVVTLFFSCKDTKKNEQISEPVKETAETVSSTESKEEYPEDFMKVLEAHGGIATWRAQKTLTFVKPNDKGFEHYTIDLHTRNEKVVSEEVERGNEGDKTWVLDPENNFKGDAVFYKNLYFYFYAMPFVLADKGVNYSETEALEVDGISYPGIKVSFDQGVGTSPKDNYYLHYDATTNQMAWLGYTVTYRTGEKSDKISWINYNDWTEVSGLKLPKSISWHKAEGNKIMDVAKTVVFENATLSEKGMENGYYAKPESATYVTRK
- a CDS encoding amidohydrolase family protein; protein product: MKKIIYILALVCATTLTYAQQTPAPAQTEAITIEGAIAHLGNGKVIENSLLMFEGGKITFVGDAKMRIARKGTIINATGKHVYPGIIAPAKSLGLVEVDAVRASDDQDELGDMIPHIRSLIAYNAESKVVESMRPNGVLLGQIAPQGGRISGTSSIVQFDAWNWEDAAVKVDDGIHMNWPNSFKQGRWWMGEERGYKPNDKYAEELDEITSFFKNSMAYGKAAAPEMNLAFKAMAGLFDGSQKLYIYTDGEKEIIDAVTLAKANGVKEIVIVGGYQAYKITDFLKENNIAVLINFTHNNPNFEDDDYDLPYKNPKLLFDAGILVGIQNASAANFQTRNLPFYAGQTVGQGLDKEAALQLITGNNAKILGIDADYGTLEVGKSATLFISEGDALDTRSNQLSHAYIDGRNLSLETHQTELWKRYMGKYEGQK
- the moaA gene encoding GTP 3',8-cyclase MoaA; translation: MLVDNHNRTINYLRLAVTDRCNLRCNYCMPSEGINFAENDKLFTIEELITLSRILVSQGITKIRITGGEPFVRKDLMVLLRELSKMDALEDISITTNATVIGPYISELKALGIKNINVSMDAITKDVFEKITRRKQYDIVYENIIRLITEGFNVRINCIALEGQNIDDIIPMLDLAKHYNVCVRYLEEMPFNGGSKEFSAITWDYKKILAHIAEAYPDYYLLESPKTSTSMNYKIPGFAGTFGVIPSFTRTFCGSCNRLRISATGDVITCLYAKASTNLITALRAENSEENIKEAILKAVGSRAKTGFEAQEQYKGIFSNSMTSIGG
- a CDS encoding RNA methyltransferase — encoded protein: MNSTKHISSLQNALIKNVLVLKDKSRERKKTGSFLLEGIREFELALKGNYSIESIFYAEDLFSETKIEALIASLSPQPELISVSKEVYQKIAYRETTEGIIAVAKAKVHQLSELKFKNKNPLILIAEAPEKPGNIGALLRTADAANLDAVIIANPKTDLYNPNIIRSSVGCVFTNAIAVGNTTEIIAFLKQNNINIFCAALTASKVYTQVSFKTSAAIVVGTEATGLSDEWLENATQNIIIPMEGEIDSMNVSVSAAIVIFEAKRQRSL
- a CDS encoding M48 family metallopeptidase; translated protein: MTSDVLFYLIIAIVSLQFILETSLDFLNAKRYKDPIPEELHDVFDTEEYQKSQDYKATNYKFGLITSSFSLVLTLSFLIFGGFKYLDTIARSFSDNTIVIALIFFGIIMIGSDLITTPFSYYSTFVIEEKFGFNKSTLKLFFLDKLKGWVMTIVIGGIVISLFILFYNWAGTNFWIYAWGFMAVFALVMNLFYSKLIVPLFNKQTPLEEGSLKTKIETYAQKVGFELKNIFVIDGSKRSTKANAYFSGFGREKRVTLYDTLINDLNEDEIVAVLAHEVGHYKRKHIIFNLISSILLTGFTLFVLSFFVNTPEVSLAIGVSVPSFHAALIGFGILYSPISEITSLVMNILSRKFEYQADDFAKNTFSATPLITSLKKLSKNSLSNLTPHPAYVFMHYSHPPLIARIKNLKA
- a CDS encoding molybdenum cofactor guanylyltransferase, with product MTSIDKLYGLVLSGGKSTRMGTDKGLITYHGIPQRDYIYKLLEEVCDVTFLSIREDQAATIPENFQIITDENEFKGPFNGILSAHKKHPKVAWLVLACDLPLIDVKALKELIQARDTTKLATSFALRENPLPEPLCALWEAEGLKAAVDYMNSGQGSCPRKFLIRNDVSLVFPPDEKVLLNANSVSEYEEALKIVAK
- a CDS encoding HesA/MoeB/ThiF family protein, coding for MNLERYTRQTQLKEFGLEAQNKLSEAKVLVVGAGGLGVPALTYLNAMGVGTLGIVDSDVVSLSNLHRQVSYYENEVGESKVSSLIKKLQAQNSATNLIPHHTFLSTENALAIIAAYDVVLDASDNFPTRYLVNDACVILKKPFVYGALHSFEGQVSVFNFEDGPTYRCIFPTMPNPAEIPNCNENGVLGVVPGIIGNLQALEVVKVITGIGEALSGKFLLFDGLSQNYQKINFKKVAGNDTITQLKDSYEFRCEIGGSAITTQELTELLKKEDLQVIDVRTDAEYQQFHLEEAIHIPLSALESKLEAINYSKDIYVICQSGIRSQKAIELIGALRPNATLINVAGGMNKLNGYALR
- a CDS encoding sulfite exporter TauE/SafE family protein, which codes for MLLDNTELLLLCLGFFIVATLYSSVGFGGGSSYLALLTLFLPSFFAIRSIALICNLVVVSGSSYLYFKHGHAKIKDFIPFVITSIPLAFIGASFKLNEHVFFIILGISLVLSALALAGQTFMKKRAAQDVKKYPTYFNYIMGGAIGLLSGLVGIGGGIFLAPVLNHFKWNTALKIAALASFFILVNSISGLLGVLNSGTITLPWKETILLIIAVFLGGQLGIRLSLKKLTPNNIKRLTALLVFVVGIRVLLKNGLNVL
- a CDS encoding MoaD/ThiS family protein, which translates into the protein MKVLLFGIAKDIIGASEFEVPAQPKHPSTVKELKDVLVVLFPEFSTLSSLAIAINSEYAEENALLHSTDEIAIIPPVSGG